GGCAGGGGAGATGTCATCCAGGTAAGTTATGGCTACGGCTTGTTTACCGGCGGGCTCGGTATGCATTATGGTGCAGAGCGGATCGGGGCAACCGTTTTACCCACAAGTGTTGGGAACACTGAGCGGCAGATCGAGCTCATGCAGGATCTGAAAGCCACGGCAATAGCCTGCACTCCCTCGTATCTTCTCCATATTGGGGAAGTGGCAGAAAAGATGGGTATCAATATAAAAAACGATACCTGTCTCAAGACAGGTATTCTGGGTGCCGAACCATGGACTGAGAGTATGCGTACCCGGATAGAAGACTGGCTCGGAATCAAGGCCTTTGATATTTACGGGACAAGTGAGCTCTCCGGACCCATGTTCACGGAATGTTCTGAACAAAACGGATTCCACATCTGGTCGGATATTGCACTCGTGGAAATCATCGATCCAAATACGGAAGAACCACTTGAACCCGGAGAGAAAGGGGAAGTAACCGTCACTATGCTCCAGAAGGAAGCGCTCCCTATGATCCGGTACCGTATCGGCGATATTTCTTCAATGGAAGACGAGGTCTGCTCCTGCGGAAGAACCCACCCAAGGATCCAGCGTATCCGGGGCCGTGTTGACGATATGCTGATCATCAGGGGCATCAATGTCTTCCCCTCGCAGGTTGAATACACGCTGATGACCATTCCTGAAGTCGGGCAGCATTTCCAGATTGTTGTCGATCGTAAAGGAGCTCTTGATGATATGCTGGTGCGGGTCGAACTCAACAAAGGATCATTCAGCGATAAAATTAATGATCTTATGCAGATACGACAGAATGTAGAACACCGGCTCAGGAACGCACTGAACGTGAACGCGGATGTGGAACTTGTCGAACCAGGTTCATTACCACGATTTGAAGGTAAATCAAAAAAAGTCATAGACAAGAGGTCGATGTAGATGGACACGCAGAAATTCGTGATCAGGCAGATATCGATCTTCTCTGAAAATCGTCCGGGAAGACTTGCGGCCATAGCCCATGCACTCGGGGAAGAGGGGATCAATATTCTGGCATTCAGTATTGCCGAAGCAAACGGTTTTGGAGTTGTAAGGGCTCTCGTTGATCACCCGGAAAAAGCTCATGATAAACTTCAGTCACAGGGATTCAACATCGCATTTACGGACGTAATCGCTGTAAAAATGAAAGACCATCCGGGTGGGCTCTATGAAGTTGCAAAAATGCTGGGGGATAGTGGGATCAATATTGAGTATTCCTATGCATACTCGGGAAAAGAAGGCGCGGTCCTTATTCTCAGAGTGGATCACATTGAAGAAGCAATAAATAAGATTAAAAATTCCGGAGCTGTACTTCTGGAACGGTCCAGTTTCCACGGGTAATTTTTTATTTTTTCTCCCACCTGATCAGTTCCGAGACTACAGACAGTGTGCTTCCCCGCCGGATCTCCTCGCGGATTCGTTCCTCGGTTTTTCGGACTTCCAGAGCGCGGCGTGCGACCTCGTATGCCCGTTTCGCGGGAATTACCACAACACCACTCTCATCCCCGATTATCCAGTCACCTGGAGAGACCTGCTGCCCGCAGCACCGGATCTCCGCATTGATCTCCCCAAATCCCTTTGGCTCACCGGCATTAGGCACTACTGCTTTTGCAAAGAGCGGGAATTTCATTGCGCGGATATCGTCAACATCCCTGACAGCACCATCAATAACAACACCGGAAATACCCTTGTTCACACAACTTAGTGTAGCAAGTTCACCCCAGGGGGCCACATGGGTACACCCGTCATTACTTATGACGATAACATCATGTTTTTTTGCAATATCGATTGCCTCAACAGGCTTAGCCCAGTCACCTGCAACCGTCTGCACCGTTACCGATTTGCCAACCATCTTTACATTTCCGGAAATTGAGATGAGATCCTGCATCGCACCTTTTCGGTGCATCGCATCACTGACATTCGGGGAGGAGACCTGCGTCAGAAGTTCATAAATTTCTTCATCCAGAGATCGTCTTTCCTTGGGTGCCAGTGAGGGAGAATCCATCTCAGCACGAATCCGTTGGGTGGATCCCTTTACATCAGCGGACCGTACAATCCAACCCCCGACAATTACTATGTCAGCACCATAGTTCACGGCCTGTCCTGCCGTAGCTGCATCAATTCCCCCGGCTACGGCAAGGGTGATATGAACATGACCGGACAGGGTAGTAAGAAGATCGATCGAGTTTTTCCCAATCATCTGCTGATCGATTCCAACATGGGCACAGATGATATCAACACCCAGCAATTCCAGCTGGCTTGCACGGGATACGGGATCAGCAACATTGATCAGATCCGCCATGAGCTTTGTCCCATAGAGACGTGAAGCACTTACCGCTTCAGCAATAACGGAATCGTCGGCATCAGCAAGGATACAGACAATGTTTGCACCAGCTTTTGCGGCCATCTCAACTTCAAGCGTCCCGGTGTCGGCGATCTTCATATCCGCAACAATGACAGAATCCGGATACTTATCCCTGAGTACCCTTATCACCTGCATGCCTTCACTCTTGATGAGCGGGGTTCCTACTTCGAGCCAGTCTGCTCCACCTTCAAGAGATTCCTGTGCGATCTGCAACGCCCTTTTAAGTTCAAGGAGATCCAATGCTACCTGCAGAATCGCTTTTTTCATGATCAGTGATCTGATGTGCCATATGCTTAATAATTGCGAGAGAGTTTTTTAGTAATATTCAGATATCATCATATTGCATAATTTGCATGCAGAGTATCCATTGTGGTTGAAAATCGATCATCAGTACTTACCGCTTCATTTCGAAGCAGATAAATATAAATAAATGTTAAATCTGATACACAGAGTAGAAAAATAATTTTGTTTATACAATTTGATGTATAATTCTGCGATTAATTATACATTAGGTGTGTAAATTAATGAGAAAAATACGCAATAATTCTAACGGTATCTCTGAAACAGTCACTGTGATCATTGTTATCATATTGGTTCTCGGTCTCGCACTCGCTGTATATGGGATGCTATTTGGTTCAGTATCTTTAGTTAAAACCTCACTCGTTGCGGCTTCGGCAGGCACTGCCAACGTCCCCCTTGATACGAGTTCGTCCATGCAGGTCATGCGGGTGACTCCGGAGGTAGGGGAGAATTTTTACATCAAGGGCCAGGGCACGGTCCCAACGAATTCGGCAGCTACCCAAATTGCTATTACCTCATTCTCCTTACGCGATCCACAAGGGGAAATCTACCCCGTAACGAATGGGTACATCACCAAGAATGCAAATAAGTACGGGACCAACCTGTACATTTATAAAAATTCGGCTAGTGAGTATAAGGTAACCGATTCCCTGGATTCAATCTCGTATTCTCCAACAACGATCAGGCCGTTTGCACTCGGGGATTACCAGATAACAATGATCGATAATACAGCTCATGTTCCCCTGAACATCATGAATGTGAAAATTACCGGTAATGCAACCAGTTCAACGACATCCCAATACTCGCTTCCTTTACTGAACGTACTGCCAAATTCCTCGTGGGCAATGCATGGCGGTGTATCAAACCGTACTGACCCCGTTACCGGGTTAACATTGTACGACTTTGACGGAACCAGCGGATACCTGAGCTCAACAACCAATCCATCACTGGGCTTCACCGGGGAATTAACATTATCCCTGTGGATGAATCCGACAGCAACAGGTTCATCGAGCAGTTCGGCCAATTGGCACACGATCATTGGAAAAGGATTCGTTGGTGGGGTAAATAGTGAAAACGATAACTACCAGATCATGCAGCTGGGAGATAAGTTATTGTTTGAATGGAATGACGCGAGCTCCCCATACACCCATTACCAGGCAACGACAACATCCGCCCTTACACCGGGATCATTGCAATATGTGACTGCCACGGTAACGGGAGGTGTCTTGTCGATTCAGGTAAATGGAGTGTCATTACCCCTTACTTATAACACCGGCAATGTTCCCGGGGGGGGAACGGTAATATCTGCTCCAACAGTTACTTTGCAGAATAATGGCAACGATCTTCTTACCGGTAAACAAAATGCTGCATCCGCTGCGGATTACTTCTATTACAGCGGAGATATGAGTGAGGTTGCACTCTATAACCGGGCATTGACTGCCGAGGAGATAGCACATAACATTAATTATTATAAAATCTGATTTTTTCAACCTGGAAAACGGAGAATCACTAACACTCAAAGAGGAAAAAAATTACAGTAATTTTTCTTCATACTTTTCAAAATAAACCAGGGTTTTCATGAGCTTTTTCTTTACAACAGGAACTTCAGCCGGATACCCTGCCGCTACCAGAGAGACCAGCGTATATTTCAGCGGAACCTTGAGCAGTTCCCTTACCGGTTCTGCATAGGATTTTTTATCCCCGGCAACCCAGCAGGAACAAACACCGTACGCCTGAAGAGCAAGGATCAGATTCTCAGTCGCCGCACAACAGTCCTCCAGATAATATGTTTCCTGCTTCTCACCAAAAACCGCAACACATGCCTGGGAATCTTCAATGAATCTGCCGTGATCGGCAAATCCGGCGATCTTTGAAAGGGTGTCTTTCTGCTTCACGATAACAAACAGGTATGGCTGGTGATTCATCGCAGTCGGTGCACACAGGGCACATTCCAGAGCATCCTGAATCACCTTATCGTCAATGGAATCGGTCTTGAATTTCCTTACGCTATGCCGGGACCTGATTATTGTGGTAACTACGTTCATACACCGGAATGGGTAATACAGGGTGATAAAAATTGGGATAATTTTCAATTTTCACTATCGCTTGCAATAAACGATGATACCGATAATGAGAGAGATGCCGGCCAGCGCTGATTCAAAACCGGGGGTTTTTGTTGGTGAAGGTGATGAAGAGACGGGGATCGGGGTAACAGGTAGTGAAGATTCAGCGATTGTTGGTACGGCAGTTGGTACCGTTGTCGGAGGAGACGTGATTATCGTCACCTGAGTGGTTGGCAGAGCCGTGGTTGCGGAGGTCGCGGGTTTTGTGGTGACCGTTGTTGCAGGAGTTGTTACCACGGTCTTGGCTCCGATCAGAGGATTTTGATCCTGGTTCAGGAGGCTGATTTTTGGAGTGATGGTTTTCCCGGTCTGACCATAATTATCTTTCATCTTATTCGTATTGCATTCTGCCCATATTGTATACGATCCGGGGGCGTAGTTGGCCCGGTTTCCGGTATCCCAGATCGAGTTTGTGGATTGCGGGGTCGTCGTAATCGGGATATCTACGATGGACTGGGGTGTTCCTGAAGCATCGATAAGCGCTGTAAATACTCCCCCGCCGGGAGGCTGTACCTTGATGGTAAGCAGCGCCGGTGTGCCTCGCTGGGAAGAGATTTGCGCCAGGTTTGATTCTATTCTGAAACGGATCACATCCCCGGTCGGAACCCACTTATCGGTAACATCAATACCAACCGTGGTATCTTCAAGACGGAGATTGATCTGGGGATCCGCAACAATGAAGGCAGATCCATCTGCATTACCCTGACTGTCAAGCCGGTTCCAGGTTCCGGGATACCCGGAGAATACGGATGGGCTGACAGAGAAGGAATTCAGTTGCGAAGCTACATTCATGGTTTTTGATGGTGAAGAACTCCTCACGTCAGCACCTGAAGCCCACCATCCGATGCTGGTATCTGCTGTGCCCATCGCGGCAGAGATGTCAAGTCCCTGTTCACCAATAAACACCGTATTTCCCTGACTGATAGTGGTAACTGCTCCCTGCACAGACACCATCAAAAACAGGAATCCGATAAGCAGGATACACCAGAATTGGCCATGTTTAGTCTGCATGATCATCGTATCCCTTTTCAATATTTATAATTAACAAACAGTAAATCTGGCGCAACAGAGAAACCTGGATACGGGCAGCAGGCATCCCGCATAATCCTGATCTATGATCCGAGGACGTGATGAGAACCCGCATTTCTTTTAACAGCCGGGTTTTTCCAACAGTTAATCTTTGTAAACGTTCTGGAAAGAACCGTGCTCACCGTCAGGTGCAGAACATTAAGGCCGGGATAATAACATTGGACGTACCAGAATCCGTCAGTTTTAATTCACGAATTGCCTGAAAATTTCAACGGAAGCCGGTATCGAAAACAATCCCGGGTTGAATCAAAATTGTCGGTCATTTCTTTACGATATTTTCCCCAGACATGTTCGGTATTTTTCCAGATTCTGGTAGGAATAACCGAATCAGCATTCAGAGATTCCCGGATCATTCGGTGCATTTTTTCAGAATCGTATCCTCTGTCCATGAGATAACACTCCGATCTCCGAGATTTGTGGCATCTCTTGAGAAGAATGAAAGCATGTTGAGAATCGTGGACCCGGCTTTTCGATATCGTGAATCCAGTAATTACCTGCTGATCAGTATCGACAGCAATCGAAGTTTTTAGGAAATGTTTCCGGATTTTTCCGGTTCTTACGGAGTAATAGTGACTGGAATATCCGCTGGTGAACCCGGACGAATCGATGGCTGTGATAGAGATTGTACCGTCCTCTGAGTAGAATAATTTCAGAGTATTTTTGAAGAGAAGATCGAAGTACAAGGATTTGATACGACAGAGAAATTTTTGGAGCGTTGTGAAGTGAGGGATAGTTGTAAGCCCGAGTACTGCTCGGATACGATCCATCTCTTCGAGGTTCCATATGACTGTACGATAATCTTCTTTCCGGTATTCTTTGAAGAGAAGTAACGTCAGAAGTTGATGCTGGGTGTAATCTCTCCTCGAATATTTGCAGGAATACGGGGAAATCCTGGAAGATTGTACTATTGAAAATGCATGTTTGATAAAACTGATAAACCGGCCTGACGATTTCTTTATTGTCTCCTTATCGTTACTGAACATAACAATATGAGGAGACACCGTACCTTAGATCTTTCGGTCGATTTTGACTCTTTTTCATTATCAAGAAAATGATTTCTACAGAGCAGAAATTTTCAATCACGATCTGCTGAAAAAAAATCAATCAGAGTTTGCCTGAAAATTTTCAATCAAAGTTCGATTGATCCGGATCAATTTTTCAATTACGAGTCATGATCGCGATGAAGATTTTCAAATCAAAGTTTGATGAAAAATTTTCAACCAAAGTCCGCTGGAATTGTTTCATGCAGCCATGGGTTCAATATGCTGACCGGGAAGTATGGTTAGCGGGAATTCCAGCGATTTTGCGATAGTGCCATACGGGAACAATATTAATAACCGGACACTGCAATGATCCTCACGCGGCCGGGTCTGCAGCATATGAGCCGGATCTCATAAAAAAAGGGTCAGACCCGGGTTTCAAGGATTATTTTATTGAAGTTCTCGAAGACCCGCTGACCTTCGAACGTGTGGCTCACTTCGGGATGCCACTGCAGGCCATAGATCTGTTTTTCCGGTAGCGCAATAGCTTCTGCATTGCAGATACTCGAGCGGGCAAGGCAGGTAAACCCAGGGGGAAGCTCCGATACCTCATCTGCATGGGATGCCCAGACATTGATCTTCGAGGGATAACCGGCAAGAATGTCGTCAGGTTCGCCGATTTCCACCTCTACCGGGCCATAACCACCGCTTCGCCCCTGGTGGACGTTCCCGCCGAATCTTGTAGCGATGATATGAAGCCCAAGGCAGATCCCAAGTACCGGAAGACCGAGATCCAGATACTCGTGGCAGTTGCCTGCCCGCTCTATTGCAGGGCCGCCACCGAGAATGATCCCCCGGCACTCTTCCCCGACCCGTTCCGTGGGAGTTGTATTAGGGATGATTGCGGCTTCGATCTCCAAATCGCGAAGCGCCCTATGGATCAGGTGGTTGAATTGCCCGAAGTTATTTACAACGTAAATGGGAAGCATTGTTTCTTAGATTTGTATTATGGTACTATAAGGCTGTTCAACTATAGGCACTCACCGAGGTGAGAATCTTGTTCCGGATTTCATCTGCTGAATGGCCGGTGAGATGGGCAAGATACATGGCACTACCGGCACCCATCCCCTCCTTCACTTCACCAATGCAGTACCGGGCAAGCCCCGAATGACCCAGATTATCAAAGCCCGGATCAACGTAGATCATTTCGGCGCCAATCTGGTCAGCAAGAGTCTGGACATTGGCCGAGGGATCGTCCCTCACGTACACAGTTGTAACAACAAATGGCTGGAAACCCCCCATTGCTTTTATAAGTGCACAGACGGAAAGCATCTGGGTACCCCCACCAAACAGGAGATGGCCGGTATAACTCTTTGCAATCCCGGCTGCAACCGGCATCATCGGATCGCCGGCGTACCGGATAATATCCAGGGGTTCGGTTACTCCCGCATCCTGAATTCGTCCCAGCACGAGCCGGCAGATCTCTTCTTTCAGCGTAACGGGATTATTTACAAAACTGCTACTCACGGCAGCATTATATCCAAGTGCCCGCAGAATGCAGAGTGCCGTAGTAGTCCCCCCGGGAACACACTCGCCCAGGACCAGGAGATCACTCATATCCGACAGGGTCTCGCCCAGCATCTCTCCCCGGATGAAAAGTTCCCGAGCCCGTGGAACAGCTTCACCGTAACGGGGATCGCCACCAACATCCCCGTAGACATCAAAGCAGGGAACGGTAGGCGGGTAACGCAACCCGGTATTGATAAACAGCGGGCGGATACCGGATAATTCCATCATTGCCCGGGTAATGGATGCCGGTGTCGGACACCCGGTCGGAGTGTTCGGTTTCATTGGGAAGCTCGTTATGGCACCCTTCGTTACCAGTTCGGCATCAAGCACAGGGGTCAGCAGGGTACCTTCAGGAGTCGGGCCAGCCCCGGAGATTCCCGGTACAGTCGATAGAAGAGTATTGCCAAGGATACCACAGAAAATGGGTTTTGTAAACGCAATATCCGGCATTTTTGAAAGAAAACTCATAACCATCACATAGATCTCCATTCTTTGAGTTTGAAGATATCGGAAGAAAATCCGCAACGATATAATAGTGCGGCCATTCCAACACCTATTCACATGTTTGAGATCGAACAGCGGTTGCGGGCTCATGGGATCACCATTGAGGATATGGTGGCGGCAGCCATGGGGCTGTACGTATCCCACGGTATGCCGGAGGAGGAAGCCGCACTTGAGATCAAGAAAAAAATTAAAAAATTCCTGGATGATCCCAATGTCGCTTCCCTCCTCCTTGGCGCAATTCTCCTTGAAGAGGAACTCTACACCAGACGAAAGAATTCTGAAATTGCAGATGATCCGGTATTCCTGCTCAGTGACGAAATTATCGGGATGGCGATTGCAGAATGTATCGGGGGTACCTATGCCCGCTTTGAATTCACGCGTTATGACCAGAAGAAGCCGGGCATTCTCTCGAAACTCGGACCATTCCTCGACGATGCTGTCGCAGGATTGATCGCCGGTTGCACCTCGCGGCTGTACAGCGAATGCCTATGAAACCACTCATCTCCCTCATACAGTTCTCGACAATCCTGCCGCTCGGTAAACCGCAGGATCTGGAGTCGTTTGCCCGCCATTCATATCTGTATCCCATTGCAGGCTATCTTATCGGGGGAATTGTTGCCCTTGCAGTTTTTTTTATCGCGGACCATACGATCGCAGCCGCGATCGCCATTGCAGGACTTCTCCTGCTGACCGGCGCCCACCATTTTGATGGCCTGTTGGATCTTGGCGACGCTCTTATGGCACACGGTGACCGGGAAAAACGCATCAAGGCTCTAACGGATATTCACATCGGGGCCGGGGGTGTAGCACTCGGTATCGCGATTACTGTTCTCCTGTTTGCAGGCCTTCAGGCCACCTCAACAATTGTATATGCTCTCATCATAGGAGAGGTCTGCGCAAAATTCTCCATGGCGTTTCTAACGGCATATGGCGTTCCTTTCAGGCAGGGAATCCACAGTTACATCCACCAGTTTTCCCACGCATATTATCCTGTTCTTGCAGCGGTTCTCTGCATCCCGCTTCTTCTTCTACCCGTCTCTCCGATGAAACTTGCCGGGGGCTTTGTGATGATGATCCTGTGCCCGACGGTCCTGCTTCTTATTTCAAGGCGCATGTTTGGGGGAGTTAATGGGGATATTGTCGGTGCGTCAAACGAGATCACCCGTGCCTGTGTCATTGTCGCTATGGCATTAATCTGATATCGGTCACACACTATCATTAATATCCAAATCCACCCGAGTAATTTCTGATTCAGACAAATTTGTCATGCACATGACAATGGACATCATCACCGGACGTAACGCAGATTTCTGTGCTATTCGCGTAAGAAAGGATAGGGAGACATCCGAAAACCGGCAGGGTGCTCCTTACCGTGGAGAGCGAAGAGCAGGTTGTTTTTACTGTTGAGAAGATCATGAACGGGATCTAACGCCGCGCACAGAGCTGAAAGCGTCTCTCATAACAACGGGATGATCTTCACTTTGATCAAACTGCGGACGGCTCTCTTCAGAAGAGATCGCTAAAAAAGGTAATTAATAGAGTTTTGTAAATCCCCGGTTTTCATCGTCACTGCATTCAATGGCAGATCCGTCGCGGACCATCGTGTTGAACATCATCGCCGCATTCATCAGATTATCATCGGAGGCTTTTCCGCTTCGTACCTCGGTAAGTGCTGTGTTCTGAGGTGTCGGGACCACACGTTTCCCGACAAGGACTCCTGCACAATGCCGGCAGTACGCACAATGACTATAAACAGACACGATGCCATCGGCACAGGCAACCATGACGCGTTGTTTCTTCTCATCCCGCTGGAATTCCAGTCTCTTCATAATGGAAAGATATTCTGACATCAGATATGATAATGTCGATGTGAGATCTTCACCGGAAAACACCCTTCGCCAATCGAAATATTTTAAATAGTTGGGTCTCATATAAGTAATACTCGCATAAATTGACTGTAAGCGGACAGTCCTATTTGGAGGATTACATAAAATGGCAGCATCTGACAAGCCCCACATGAATCTGGCCGTAATCGGCCACATCGACCACGGAAAGTCAACTACCGTCGGACGGATGATGTTCGAGACCGGCGCTGTACCGGCCCACATCATTGAAGGTTACCGCAAGGAGGCTGAATCCAAGGGTAAGGCCACCTTTGAATTTGCATGGGTTATGGACAACCTCAAGGAAGAGCGTGAGAGAGGTATCACCATCGATATCGCCCACAAGCGGTTCGACACTCCCAAGTTCTACTTCACAGTCGTGGACTGCCCCGGGCACAGAGACTTCGTCAAGAACATGATTACCGGTGCTTCCCAAGCCGATGCAGCGATTCTCGTTGTTGCAGCTCCCGATGGTGTCATGGAACAGACCAAGGAACACGTATTCCTTGCAAGGACACTTGGCATCACCCAGATCATCATTGCCATCAACAAGATGGACTCAGTCAAGTTCGATGAAAAACGGTTCAATGAGGTAAAGAAGGAACTCTCAGACCTCATCAAGATGGTCGGCTACAAGCCCGAAGAGACTCTTTTCATCCCGATCAGCTCACTGGGTGGCCAGAATATTAAGGTGCTTAGCCCTGAAATGTCTTGGTACAAGGGTCTGGCACTCATCCCGGCACTCGACACCTTCAAGGAGCCGGCAAAACCAACCGACAAACCCATGCGCCTGCCAATTCAGGATGTTTACAGCATCAGCGGTATCGGAACCGTGCCAGTCGGCCGTGTTGAGACCGGTATCGTAAAGAAGGGAATGAAAGTCTCCTTCATGCCCGCCAACAAGACCGGGGAAATCAAGTCCATTGAGATGCACCACGAAGAAATCCCCCAGGCAGTCCCCGGGGACAACGTAGGTTTTAACGTCCGTGGTATCGGCAAAGGCGATATCCGCCGTGGCGATGTTATGGGCCCGGCAGAAGCACCACCAACCGTTGCAGATGAGTTCACTGCACAGATCGTCGTGCTCCAGCACCCGAGCGCACTGACCGTCGGATACACCCCGGTCTTCCACTGCCACACGACCCAGACGGCCTGCACGTTTGTCGAGCTCAAGAAGAAACTCGACCCCCGCACCGGCCAGACCAAGGAAGAGAACCCGACTTTCCTCAAGTCAGGAGATGCCGCCATCGTTGTCATCAAGCCGACAAAACCGATGGTCATTGAAAA
Above is a window of uncultured Methanoregula sp. DNA encoding:
- the tuf gene encoding translation elongation factor EF-1 subunit alpha is translated as MAASDKPHMNLAVIGHIDHGKSTTVGRMMFETGAVPAHIIEGYRKEAESKGKATFEFAWVMDNLKEERERGITIDIAHKRFDTPKFYFTVVDCPGHRDFVKNMITGASQADAAILVVAAPDGVMEQTKEHVFLARTLGITQIIIAINKMDSVKFDEKRFNEVKKELSDLIKMVGYKPEETLFIPISSLGGQNIKVLSPEMSWYKGLALIPALDTFKEPAKPTDKPMRLPIQDVYSISGIGTVPVGRVETGIVKKGMKVSFMPANKTGEIKSIEMHHEEIPQAVPGDNVGFNVRGIGKGDIRRGDVMGPAEAPPTVADEFTAQIVVLQHPSALTVGYTPVFHCHTTQTACTFVELKKKLDPRTGQTKEENPTFLKSGDAAIVVIKPTKPMVIENVKELPQLGRFAVRDMGSTIAAGMCISVQAKQML